One window from the genome of Eucalyptus grandis isolate ANBG69807.140 chromosome 7, ASM1654582v1, whole genome shotgun sequence encodes:
- the LOC104443890 gene encoding uncharacterized protein LOC104443890 isoform X2, producing the protein MVSRCMVRACSSVDGRSKVYRELGIFMASEDARLQKVPSFPSITEAFLEVPPQPIYFPTSKCHMDMLPRQEQAKLAACPGSSIVTGSSGKSGKHTVAGARAVQGLRWISKSPQSEFTKIQCKWWP; encoded by the exons ATGGTCTCGCGCTGTATGGTCCGGGCTTGTAGCTCCGTCGACGGCAGAAGCAAGGTCTACAGAGAACTCG GAATCTTTATGGCAAGTGAAGATGCCAGACTACAAAAGGTCCCATCCTTTCCATCAATAACTGAGGCTTTTTTGGAAGTGCCACCACAGCCAATATATTTCCCAACTTCCAAGTGCCACATGGATATGCTGCCGAGGCAAGAACAAGCTAAGCTTGCAGCTTGTCCTGGTAGCAGCATTGTCACGGGAAGCTCTGGCAAGAGTGGGAAGCACACAGTTGCTGGAGCAAGGGCTGTGCAAGGGTTGCGCTGGATATCAAAGTCTCCTCAATCGGAGTTCACCAAAATCCAATGCAAGTG GTGGCCCTAA
- the LOC104443890 gene encoding uncharacterized protein LOC104443890 isoform X1 — translation MVSRCMVRACSSVDGRSKVYRELGIFMASEDARLQKVPSFPSITEAFLEVPPQPIYFPTSKCHMDMLPRQEQAKLAACPGSSIVTGSSGKSGKHTVAGARAVQGLRWISKSPQSEFTKIQCKWCSNFL, via the exons ATGGTCTCGCGCTGTATGGTCCGGGCTTGTAGCTCCGTCGACGGCAGAAGCAAGGTCTACAGAGAACTCG GAATCTTTATGGCAAGTGAAGATGCCAGACTACAAAAGGTCCCATCCTTTCCATCAATAACTGAGGCTTTTTTGGAAGTGCCACCACAGCCAATATATTTCCCAACTTCCAAGTGCCACATGGATATGCTGCCGAGGCAAGAACAAGCTAAGCTTGCAGCTTGTCCTGGTAGCAGCATTGTCACGGGAAGCTCTGGCAAGAGTGGGAAGCACACAGTTGCTGGAGCAAGGGCTGTGCAAGGGTTGCGCTGGATATCAAAGTCTCCTCAATCGGAGTTCACCAAAATCCAATGCAAGTG GTGCAGCAACTTCCTATAA
- the LOC120295533 gene encoding uncharacterized protein LOC120295533: MAGHPLARRRGRRRRASVPRRPRALAGSPIRSRLLSASARIAAAVPARAGAVRPPPAAVRVPPWSGLTPQPSPILPHLIQAPDLPFLGLKPPWTAAKKNGYGSPFVARFGRLPEPGCSARFEESRSSRRPRRFGSLGSLIRSLVGGATR; this comes from the exons ATGGCCGGCCACCCGCTCGCACGCCGTCGTGGCCGGCGCCGCCGTGCGTCCGTCCCGCGCCGCCCGCGCGCGCTCGCCGGCTCGCCGATCCGCTCGCGTCTCCTCTCCGCCTCAGCTCGCATCGCAGCTGCTGTACCAGCTCGTGCCGGAGCcgttcggccacctccggccgccgTTCGGGTCCCGCCTTGGTCCGGTTTGACCCCCCAACCTTCCCCGATCCTTCCCCATCTCATCCAAGCTCCGGATCTACCCTTCCTCGGCCTCAAACCGCCATGGACAGCAGccaagaaaaatgggtatggcagccccttcgtggcccgttttggccgccttcccgagcccggatgctcggcccgctttgaggaaagtcgatcctcgcgtcgtccccgtcgttttggttcgctcggctcgttaatccg gtccctggtgggcggagcgaccagatag
- the LOC104443888 gene encoding uncharacterized protein LOC104443888 isoform X2 — protein MDEAPTKWNVTFTKHLKQKRKVYRDGFLSLHSSSAKVMLYDDSDQLLECRILKNDEVVCSGETLTFNAYLVDVGEPEGGQKPLDDTYACSRENKVPKRTNLLHRNKFVNVSDCAGDEKTIVEKHKEQTISLSPSQKIIREFKKNEINKYGILQASPNSRTSSTTDWHVLYTTQLTQKSKKYHDGFLRCISSGSITRQVFLYDMSWKLLDSRFLSKAEEVSPGEMMEFPGHLVEVGNREANHESLRELNLNSSGNSFSSLHKLYMQKQQCNVTTVKSAVEEKNGQVHQNGVKGSILDAGKSGVTEWQVLYTTQVTQKAKKYHDGFLQLEVHGSLGRQVTLYDASRKILVNKFLRRDEVLGTGKSLVFDSHLVDIGEHVVKEKGAMGLNDRETCRAAGEMRTGHEEVDGAKVDQSILGVPWHKHGDKTSGKVHPARDSDSNSGISGMKSTDCIRRVSETKPLRDACQILSVLRKPLDQVAIAENSYERKASFASLTKELQDPDEFCDGSQRQRAPAPELPSVENVDTGNLTDTANNEKLPGLMKSEFNESYLTGDFAIGNSQPSHGQAVPKCCSDNLVSEALLSHCSHSNASDKRMDPEGDRDPLKVKAECPSFDLGF, from the exons ATGGATGAGGCTCCGACGAAATGGAACGTCACCTTCACGAAGCACCTCAAGCAGAAGCGCAAGGTCTACCGCGacggcttcctctctctccactcctccTCCGCCAAG GTAATGCTGTATGACGACAGCGACCAGCTGTTGGAATGCAGGATCTTGAAGAATGACGAAGTTGTTTGCTCCGGTGAGACGCTGACGTTCAATGCTTATCTGGTTGATGTTGGAGAGCCTGAAGGAGGGCAAAAGCCTCTCGATGATACTTATGCTTGCAGCCGAGAAAATAAAGTCCCTAAGCGAACGAATCTGCTTCACAGAAACAAGTTCGTCAACGTATCTGATTGTGCCG GAGATGAGAAGACCATAGTGGAGAAGCATAAAGAGCAGACGATCAGCCTAAGTCCATCGCAGAAGATTATTAGAG aattcAAGAAGAATGAAATAAACAAGTACGGCATATTGCAGGCGAGTCCGAACTCAAGGACATCAAGTACGACAG ATTGGCATGTCTTGTATACAACACAATTAACTCAAAAGTCGAAGAAATATCATGATGGCTTCTTGCGTTGTATAAGCAGTGGATCTATCACTAGACAG GTTTTCTTGTATGATATGAGCTGGAAACTTTTAGATAGTAGGTTCCTGAGCAAAGCTGAAGAAGTAAGCCCTGGGGAGATGATGGAATTTCCTGGTCATTTGGTTGAAGTTGGCAATCGTGAAGCAAACCATGAATCTTTGAGGGAACTAAATCTAAATTCAAGCGGAAACAGCTTCAGTTCTCTTCACAAATTATATATGCAAAAGCAGCAGTGTAATGTTACTACCGTTAAATCTGCTGTAGAAG AAAAAAATGGCCAGGTGCATCAGAATGGGGTAAAGGGGAGTATATTAGATGCTGGAAAATCAGGCGTAACAG AATGGCAGGTTTTGTACACAACACAAGTAACTCAAAAGGCCAAGAAATACCATGATGGTTTTCTGCAGCTTGAAGTTCACGGATCCCTAGGGAGGCAG GTCACACTGTATGATGCTAGTAGGAAAATCTTGGTGAATAAATTTCTTAGGAGAGATGAAGTGTTGGGAACTGGAAAATCTCTGGTGTTCGATTCTCACTTGGTTGATATTGGGGAGCATGTGGTAAAAGAAAAGGGGGCAATGGGTTTGAATGATCGTGAAACATGTCGCGCTGCCGGAGAAATGAGGACAGGCCATGAGGAGGTGGATGGTGCTAAAGTTGATCAATCAATCCTGGGAG TACCCTGGCATAAACATGGAGACAAAACTTCGGGGAAGGTCCATCCAGCGAGAGATTCGGATTCAAACAGTGGAATATCTGGTATGAAAAGCACAGATTGCATCAGGAGAGTTTCCGAGACCAAGCCTCTACGTGATG CCTGTCAAATACTATCTGTGCTGCGAAAACCATTAGATCAAGTTGCCATTGCTGAAAATTCATACGAAAGGAAGGCAAGTTTTGCTTCCCTAACGAAGGAGCTTCAGGATCCAGATGAGTTTTGTGATGGATCTCAAAGACAAAGAGCACCAGCTCCCGAGCTGCCTTCGGTGGAGAATGTGGACACTGGAAATCTGACTGATACCGCCAACAATGAAAAGTTACCTGGTCTAATGAAGTCTGAATTCAATGAATCTTACTTGACGGGGGACTTTGCAATTGGCAACTCACAG CCTTCTCATGGGCAAGCTGTCCCCAAGTGCTGCAGCGACAATCTTGTTTCTGAAGCATTGCTTTCACACTGTTCTCACAGCAATGCTAGTGATAAAAGAATGGACCCTGAAGGAGATAGAGATCCATTGAAAGTGAAGGCTGAGTGTCCCAGTTTTGATCTTGGATTTTGA
- the LOC104443888 gene encoding uncharacterized protein LOC104443888 isoform X1, which produces MDEAPTKWNVTFTKHLKQKRKVYRDGFLSLHSSSAKVMLYDDSDQLLECRILKNDEVVCSGETLTFNAYLVDVGEPEGGQKPLDDTYACSRENKVPKRTNLLHRNKFVNVSDCAGDEKTIVEKHKEQTISLSPSQKIIREFKKNEINKYGILQASPNSRTSSTTDWHVLYTTQLTQKSKKYHDGFLRCISSGSITRQVFLYDMSWKLLDSRFLSKAEEVSPGEMMEFPGHLVEVGNREANHESLRELNLNSSGNSFSSLHKLYMQKQQCNVTTVKSAVEAEKNGQVHQNGVKGSILDAGKSGVTEWQVLYTTQVTQKAKKYHDGFLQLEVHGSLGRQVTLYDASRKILVNKFLRRDEVLGTGKSLVFDSHLVDIGEHVVKEKGAMGLNDRETCRAAGEMRTGHEEVDGAKVDQSILGVPWHKHGDKTSGKVHPARDSDSNSGISGMKSTDCIRRVSETKPLRDACQILSVLRKPLDQVAIAENSYERKASFASLTKELQDPDEFCDGSQRQRAPAPELPSVENVDTGNLTDTANNEKLPGLMKSEFNESYLTGDFAIGNSQPSHGQAVPKCCSDNLVSEALLSHCSHSNASDKRMDPEGDRDPLKVKAECPSFDLGF; this is translated from the exons ATGGATGAGGCTCCGACGAAATGGAACGTCACCTTCACGAAGCACCTCAAGCAGAAGCGCAAGGTCTACCGCGacggcttcctctctctccactcctccTCCGCCAAG GTAATGCTGTATGACGACAGCGACCAGCTGTTGGAATGCAGGATCTTGAAGAATGACGAAGTTGTTTGCTCCGGTGAGACGCTGACGTTCAATGCTTATCTGGTTGATGTTGGAGAGCCTGAAGGAGGGCAAAAGCCTCTCGATGATACTTATGCTTGCAGCCGAGAAAATAAAGTCCCTAAGCGAACGAATCTGCTTCACAGAAACAAGTTCGTCAACGTATCTGATTGTGCCG GAGATGAGAAGACCATAGTGGAGAAGCATAAAGAGCAGACGATCAGCCTAAGTCCATCGCAGAAGATTATTAGAG aattcAAGAAGAATGAAATAAACAAGTACGGCATATTGCAGGCGAGTCCGAACTCAAGGACATCAAGTACGACAG ATTGGCATGTCTTGTATACAACACAATTAACTCAAAAGTCGAAGAAATATCATGATGGCTTCTTGCGTTGTATAAGCAGTGGATCTATCACTAGACAG GTTTTCTTGTATGATATGAGCTGGAAACTTTTAGATAGTAGGTTCCTGAGCAAAGCTGAAGAAGTAAGCCCTGGGGAGATGATGGAATTTCCTGGTCATTTGGTTGAAGTTGGCAATCGTGAAGCAAACCATGAATCTTTGAGGGAACTAAATCTAAATTCAAGCGGAAACAGCTTCAGTTCTCTTCACAAATTATATATGCAAAAGCAGCAGTGTAATGTTACTACCGTTAAATCTGCTGTAGAAG CAGAAAAAAATGGCCAGGTGCATCAGAATGGGGTAAAGGGGAGTATATTAGATGCTGGAAAATCAGGCGTAACAG AATGGCAGGTTTTGTACACAACACAAGTAACTCAAAAGGCCAAGAAATACCATGATGGTTTTCTGCAGCTTGAAGTTCACGGATCCCTAGGGAGGCAG GTCACACTGTATGATGCTAGTAGGAAAATCTTGGTGAATAAATTTCTTAGGAGAGATGAAGTGTTGGGAACTGGAAAATCTCTGGTGTTCGATTCTCACTTGGTTGATATTGGGGAGCATGTGGTAAAAGAAAAGGGGGCAATGGGTTTGAATGATCGTGAAACATGTCGCGCTGCCGGAGAAATGAGGACAGGCCATGAGGAGGTGGATGGTGCTAAAGTTGATCAATCAATCCTGGGAG TACCCTGGCATAAACATGGAGACAAAACTTCGGGGAAGGTCCATCCAGCGAGAGATTCGGATTCAAACAGTGGAATATCTGGTATGAAAAGCACAGATTGCATCAGGAGAGTTTCCGAGACCAAGCCTCTACGTGATG CCTGTCAAATACTATCTGTGCTGCGAAAACCATTAGATCAAGTTGCCATTGCTGAAAATTCATACGAAAGGAAGGCAAGTTTTGCTTCCCTAACGAAGGAGCTTCAGGATCCAGATGAGTTTTGTGATGGATCTCAAAGACAAAGAGCACCAGCTCCCGAGCTGCCTTCGGTGGAGAATGTGGACACTGGAAATCTGACTGATACCGCCAACAATGAAAAGTTACCTGGTCTAATGAAGTCTGAATTCAATGAATCTTACTTGACGGGGGACTTTGCAATTGGCAACTCACAG CCTTCTCATGGGCAAGCTGTCCCCAAGTGCTGCAGCGACAATCTTGTTTCTGAAGCATTGCTTTCACACTGTTCTCACAGCAATGCTAGTGATAAAAGAATGGACCCTGAAGGAGATAGAGATCCATTGAAAGTGAAGGCTGAGTGTCCCAGTTTTGATCTTGGATTTTGA
- the LOC104443914 gene encoding protein ABIL2 isoform X6, which translates to MCEMSVDHGGLSQQSLAIRTPKHHMRYILPVSKAKDGGDNKNLRYCVTNEVNGEISAEVYPRNIETSASIVRRRHLATQFPQSSRTGPFSFASTLSNKKAEKRTSPFLFQLTRSSSLADKSTTPNPSNAKKRYPSEPQRSTSMSTHVERNRRTDIELCSSKNKSLFKALLSMRKSRKDSKLYKFLDEK; encoded by the exons ATGTGTGAGATGTCCGTAGACCACGGAGGCCTATCTCAACAGTCGCTAGCGATAAGGACTCCGAAGCACCACATGCGATATATCTTACCAG TTTCAAAAGCTAAAGACGGTGGAGACAACAAAAATCTGCGATATTGCGTGACAAATGAAGTGAATGGCGAAATATCAGCAG AAGTATATCCGAGAAATATAGAGACTTCTGCATCAATCGTCAG GAGACGGCATTTGGCAACACAATTTCCACAATCCTCCCGAACGGGCCCCTTTTCATTCGCAAGTACCTTGTCCAACAAAAAAGCAG AAAAACGCACCTCCCCATTTCTATTTCAACTCACACGTTCAAGTTCTCTGGCCGATAAATCCACAACTCCAAACCCTTCTAACGCCAAAAAACGA TACCCATCGGAACCCCAAAGATCCACTTCAATGTCTACTCATGTTGAGAGGAACAGAAGAACTGATATCGAGCTATGTTCCAGCAAAAACAAAAGTCTCTTCAAGGCCTTGCTTAGCATGCGGAAGTCAAGAAAGGACAGCAAGTTGTACAAGTTCCTGGACGAGAAATAA
- the LOC104443914 gene encoding protein ABIL2 isoform X3 yields the protein MCEMSVDHGGLSQQSLAIRTPKHHMRYILPGMLPFTTFVIGLLRPKDRSRFMLKNFLSVSKAKDGGDNKNLRYCVTNEVNGEISAEVYPRNIETSASIVRRRHLATQFPQSSRTGPFSFASTLSNKKAEKRTSPFLFQLTRSSSLADKSTTPNPSNAKKRYPSEPQRSTSMSTHVERNRRTDIELCSSKNKSLFKALLSMRKSRKDSKLYKFLDEK from the exons ATGTGTGAGATGTCCGTAGACCACGGAGGCCTATCTCAACAGTCGCTAGCGATAAGGACTCCGAAGCACCACATGCGATATATCTTACCAGGCATGCTTCCCTTCACAACATTTGTCATTGGTTTATTAAGGCCAAAAGATCGAAGTCGGTTCATGCTTAAGAACTTTCTTTCAGTTTCAAAAGCTAAAGACGGTGGAGACAACAAAAATCTGCGATATTGCGTGACAAATGAAGTGAATGGCGAAATATCAGCAG AAGTATATCCGAGAAATATAGAGACTTCTGCATCAATCGTCAG GAGACGGCATTTGGCAACACAATTTCCACAATCCTCCCGAACGGGCCCCTTTTCATTCGCAAGTACCTTGTCCAACAAAAAAGCAG AAAAACGCACCTCCCCATTTCTATTTCAACTCACACGTTCAAGTTCTCTGGCCGATAAATCCACAACTCCAAACCCTTCTAACGCCAAAAAACGA TACCCATCGGAACCCCAAAGATCCACTTCAATGTCTACTCATGTTGAGAGGAACAGAAGAACTGATATCGAGCTATGTTCCAGCAAAAACAAAAGTCTCTTCAAGGCCTTGCTTAGCATGCGGAAGTCAAGAAAGGACAGCAAGTTGTACAAGTTCCTGGACGAGAAATAA
- the LOC104443914 gene encoding protein ABIL2 isoform X1: MTRLGKLLQLTLDSRVQQRQRMCEMSVDHGGLSQQSLAIRTPKHHMRYILPGMLPFTTFVIGLLRPKDRSRFMLKNFLSVSKAKDGGDNKNLRYCVTNEVNGEISAEVYPRNIETSASIVRRRHLATQFPQSSRTGPFSFASTLSNKKAEKRTSPFLFQLTRSSSLADKSTTPNPSNAKKRYPSEPQRSTSMSTHVERNRRTDIELCSSKNKSLFKALLSMRKSRKDSKLYKFLDEK; the protein is encoded by the exons ATGACAAGATTGGGGAAGCTTCTGCAATTGACCTTAGATTCTCGTGTTCAACAG AGACAACGAATGTGTGAGATGTCCGTAGACCACGGAGGCCTATCTCAACAGTCGCTAGCGATAAGGACTCCGAAGCACCACATGCGATATATCTTACCAGGCATGCTTCCCTTCACAACATTTGTCATTGGTTTATTAAGGCCAAAAGATCGAAGTCGGTTCATGCTTAAGAACTTTCTTTCAGTTTCAAAAGCTAAAGACGGTGGAGACAACAAAAATCTGCGATATTGCGTGACAAATGAAGTGAATGGCGAAATATCAGCAG AAGTATATCCGAGAAATATAGAGACTTCTGCATCAATCGTCAG GAGACGGCATTTGGCAACACAATTTCCACAATCCTCCCGAACGGGCCCCTTTTCATTCGCAAGTACCTTGTCCAACAAAAAAGCAG AAAAACGCACCTCCCCATTTCTATTTCAACTCACACGTTCAAGTTCTCTGGCCGATAAATCCACAACTCCAAACCCTTCTAACGCCAAAAAACGA TACCCATCGGAACCCCAAAGATCCACTTCAATGTCTACTCATGTTGAGAGGAACAGAAGAACTGATATCGAGCTATGTTCCAGCAAAAACAAAAGTCTCTTCAAGGCCTTGCTTAGCATGCGGAAGTCAAGAAAGGACAGCAAGTTGTACAAGTTCCTGGACGAGAAATAA
- the LOC104443914 gene encoding protein ABIL2 isoform X5, producing the protein MTRLGKLLQLTLDSRVQQRQRMCEMSVDHGGLSQQSLAIRTPKHHMRYILPVSKAKDGGDNKNLRYCVTNEVNGEISAVYPRNIETSASIVRRRHLATQFPQSSRTGPFSFASTLSNKKAEKRTSPFLFQLTRSSSLADKSTTPNPSNAKKRYPSEPQRSTSMSTHVERNRRTDIELCSSKNKSLFKALLSMRKSRKDSKLYKFLDEK; encoded by the exons ATGACAAGATTGGGGAAGCTTCTGCAATTGACCTTAGATTCTCGTGTTCAACAG AGACAACGAATGTGTGAGATGTCCGTAGACCACGGAGGCCTATCTCAACAGTCGCTAGCGATAAGGACTCCGAAGCACCACATGCGATATATCTTACCAG TTTCAAAAGCTAAAGACGGTGGAGACAACAAAAATCTGCGATATTGCGTGACAAATGAAGTGAATGGCGAAATATCAGCAG TATATCCGAGAAATATAGAGACTTCTGCATCAATCGTCAG GAGACGGCATTTGGCAACACAATTTCCACAATCCTCCCGAACGGGCCCCTTTTCATTCGCAAGTACCTTGTCCAACAAAAAAGCAG AAAAACGCACCTCCCCATTTCTATTTCAACTCACACGTTCAAGTTCTCTGGCCGATAAATCCACAACTCCAAACCCTTCTAACGCCAAAAAACGA TACCCATCGGAACCCCAAAGATCCACTTCAATGTCTACTCATGTTGAGAGGAACAGAAGAACTGATATCGAGCTATGTTCCAGCAAAAACAAAAGTCTCTTCAAGGCCTTGCTTAGCATGCGGAAGTCAAGAAAGGACAGCAAGTTGTACAAGTTCCTGGACGAGAAATAA
- the LOC104443914 gene encoding protein ABIL2 isoform X2, producing the protein MTRLGKLLQLTLDSRVQQRQRMCEMSVDHGGLSQQSLAIRTPKHHMRYILPGMLPFTTFVIGLLRPKDRSRFMLKNFLSVSKAKDGGDNKNLRYCVTNEVNGEISAVYPRNIETSASIVRRRHLATQFPQSSRTGPFSFASTLSNKKAEKRTSPFLFQLTRSSSLADKSTTPNPSNAKKRYPSEPQRSTSMSTHVERNRRTDIELCSSKNKSLFKALLSMRKSRKDSKLYKFLDEK; encoded by the exons ATGACAAGATTGGGGAAGCTTCTGCAATTGACCTTAGATTCTCGTGTTCAACAG AGACAACGAATGTGTGAGATGTCCGTAGACCACGGAGGCCTATCTCAACAGTCGCTAGCGATAAGGACTCCGAAGCACCACATGCGATATATCTTACCAGGCATGCTTCCCTTCACAACATTTGTCATTGGTTTATTAAGGCCAAAAGATCGAAGTCGGTTCATGCTTAAGAACTTTCTTTCAGTTTCAAAAGCTAAAGACGGTGGAGACAACAAAAATCTGCGATATTGCGTGACAAATGAAGTGAATGGCGAAATATCAGCAG TATATCCGAGAAATATAGAGACTTCTGCATCAATCGTCAG GAGACGGCATTTGGCAACACAATTTCCACAATCCTCCCGAACGGGCCCCTTTTCATTCGCAAGTACCTTGTCCAACAAAAAAGCAG AAAAACGCACCTCCCCATTTCTATTTCAACTCACACGTTCAAGTTCTCTGGCCGATAAATCCACAACTCCAAACCCTTCTAACGCCAAAAAACGA TACCCATCGGAACCCCAAAGATCCACTTCAATGTCTACTCATGTTGAGAGGAACAGAAGAACTGATATCGAGCTATGTTCCAGCAAAAACAAAAGTCTCTTCAAGGCCTTGCTTAGCATGCGGAAGTCAAGAAAGGACAGCAAGTTGTACAAGTTCCTGGACGAGAAATAA
- the LOC104443914 gene encoding protein ABIL2 isoform X4 yields MTRLGKLLQLTLDSRVQQRQRMCEMSVDHGGLSQQSLAIRTPKHHMRYILPVSKAKDGGDNKNLRYCVTNEVNGEISAEVYPRNIETSASIVRRRHLATQFPQSSRTGPFSFASTLSNKKAEKRTSPFLFQLTRSSSLADKSTTPNPSNAKKRYPSEPQRSTSMSTHVERNRRTDIELCSSKNKSLFKALLSMRKSRKDSKLYKFLDEK; encoded by the exons ATGACAAGATTGGGGAAGCTTCTGCAATTGACCTTAGATTCTCGTGTTCAACAG AGACAACGAATGTGTGAGATGTCCGTAGACCACGGAGGCCTATCTCAACAGTCGCTAGCGATAAGGACTCCGAAGCACCACATGCGATATATCTTACCAG TTTCAAAAGCTAAAGACGGTGGAGACAACAAAAATCTGCGATATTGCGTGACAAATGAAGTGAATGGCGAAATATCAGCAG AAGTATATCCGAGAAATATAGAGACTTCTGCATCAATCGTCAG GAGACGGCATTTGGCAACACAATTTCCACAATCCTCCCGAACGGGCCCCTTTTCATTCGCAAGTACCTTGTCCAACAAAAAAGCAG AAAAACGCACCTCCCCATTTCTATTTCAACTCACACGTTCAAGTTCTCTGGCCGATAAATCCACAACTCCAAACCCTTCTAACGCCAAAAAACGA TACCCATCGGAACCCCAAAGATCCACTTCAATGTCTACTCATGTTGAGAGGAACAGAAGAACTGATATCGAGCTATGTTCCAGCAAAAACAAAAGTCTCTTCAAGGCCTTGCTTAGCATGCGGAAGTCAAGAAAGGACAGCAAGTTGTACAAGTTCCTGGACGAGAAATAA